TGAAATGTTCTACAATAGCAAAAGATATCATTCATACCTTGGCTATCTCAGTCCAATGGATTTTGAGAAATTGTCAGTTATGAAAAAAGCAGCTTAGGAATATGTCCGTTTTTACTGGACCACATCAAACCCCAACGAAACCGTCTTCTCAAAAACGTTGGGCTTCTCTTCGTTCAGCACCAACCTACTGAATCGTCATGTGTTGTGTCTTTGGGGGGCACTGTACCTGGCTGTGCTTTGGCCGCTTCGATTACTTTTTAGGAGATCATCGTTTCTCTAATCAGGAGTTCCCGATTTTATCCAACTGCTGTGCGGAGAGGATTTCCTTTTTGGCGGATCTGTTGAGACTGCTCAGCACTGCCTTGATAGAGGAGACTATGATATCGGTATCGATGCCGGCGCCCCAGTAGCGATCTCCGTCGGGCAGTTCTATTTCAATATAGGTCACCGCCTTGGCGCTGGAACCGGAATTAAGCGCATGCTCATGATAGCTGCACAGGGTAAACGGACCGGTCGCACCTTCCTTGATAGCATTGCAGAAGGCATCCAGCGGACCATTTCCAGTGGCGGAGAGAATCTTCTGCTCATCATGAACCAGCAAAGTCGCCTCGATATCCGCCGAGGACTGCGATTCTCCGGAATCGAGATGCCGCTTGACCACATTGAAGCCCTTGAGGTCGTAGGGAGTTTTGCAGGTAAGATACTCACGGGTGAAGGCATCCTTTATTTCTTCGCTGAGCAATTCCCTGCCCAGTTTATCCGTCAATTTCTGGATAACGGTGCCGAAGCCCGGCTGCATCTCCTTGGGCATCCTGAAGCCGAATTCCTTGTCCATGATATAGGCGATACCGCCCTTGCCGGACTGGCTGTTGATGCGAATGATGGATTCATAGGTGCGGCCGACATCGGTTGGGTCGATGGGGAGGTAGGGAACCGCCCAGGTCGGCGAATCTTCCTGTTCCGTTCGG
This window of the Desulfopila inferna genome carries:
- a CDS encoding IS3 family transposase → EMFYNSKRYHSYLGYLSPMDFEKLSVMKKAA